From the Pleurodeles waltl isolate 20211129_DDA chromosome 6, aPleWal1.hap1.20221129, whole genome shotgun sequence genome, the window ATACATGTGCTGAAAATGGGACAAATTTCTGTAAGAACATGGCCCTTAACAGAACTCGCCGCACCAGAAAGGAAAGCTTTAGTTGCCAAGAAAGTAGTAAGGGATTTCGCCAGTCCAGTTCCCCTATTCGAAATCCATGGATGCAAACAGAAATCAAACGCTACACATGTAGTCACTGTGGTAAAAGTTTCAGCCAGATCATAAACCTTACCATTCACCAAAGAATACACACAGGTGAAAAACCATATACATGCAATGAATGTGGCAAGTGTTTCAGTCACAACTCAAATCTTACCATACATCAGAgaatacacacaggggaaaaaccatatacTTGTGGAGAATGTGGTAAAAGTTTTAGGCACAACTCAAATCTTACCATCCATCAGAGAATACATACAGGAGAAAAACCATATGCATGCACTGAATGTGGAAAATTCTTCCGTCACAACTCAAATCTCACCACACATCAGAGAATACACATGGGAGAAAAACATGCTTCTTCTATAGGAAATGAATTTGGGATTATTCAAGTTTTACCAAACCTAAAACTTTATACACAAGACAAACATATATAT encodes:
- the LOC138299645 gene encoding zinc finger protein 664-like, with product MQTDPTEASRMVKEQMVHLQPRETRKRWQSLNKKIFSESTDSERDFCKATNHNKQLIPEHKEIGYTCAENGTNFCKNMALNRTRRTRKESFSCQESSKGFRQSSSPIRNPWMQTEIKRYTCSHCGKSFSQIINLTIHQRIHTGEKPYTCNECGKCFSHNSNLTIHQRIHTGEKPYTCGECGKSFRHNSNLTIHQRIHTGEKPYACTECGKFFRHNSNLTTHQRIHMGEKHASSIGNEFGIIQVLPNLKLYTQDKHIYKGQKGISSVSSPVSHKRAYTWEKNHMQVPGLENSSVRNISHMLERIQWYFSPDQIPENLVKCILIQMCSRTQ